The following proteins are co-located in the Bombus pascuorum chromosome 3, iyBomPasc1.1, whole genome shotgun sequence genome:
- the LOC132904840 gene encoding ubiquitin recognition factor in ER-associated degradation protein 1 isoform X2, whose amino-acid sequence MFGFNMFPEIVRPFNNHYRCFSVSMLPGTYRRDVERGGKIIMPPSALEHLTRLNIRFPMLFRLSNEKTNRITHCGVLEFVADEGRVYLPCWMMYNLLLQEGELINVESVNLPVATFSRFQPQSEDFLDITNPKAVLENGLRNFACLTTGDIIAIKYNQRIYEMCVLETRPGPAVTIIECDMNVEFAPPLGYVEKETKKDENVVDPADLMPAPSGFVPFKGEGNRLDGKKRRDFAKPEVTTSKPAYVRGIPDYDYKIGTLTFLRISKPVNNKEAKDPDEFKAFTGEGFSLRKSK is encoded by the exons ATG TTTGGATTTAACATGTTTCCGGAGATTGTCAGACCTTTCAACAACCACTATAGATGTTTTTCTGTGTCAATGTTACCGGGTACATATCGACGAGATGTAGAACGTGGAGggaaaa taatCATGCCACCCTCAGCTTTAGAGCATCTCACAAGATTAAATATTAGATTTCCTATGTTATTCAGATTAAGTAATGAAAAAACCAATAGAATTACTCATTGTGGAGTTTTAGAGTTTGTTGCGGATGAAGGAAGAGTTTATTTACCTTGTTGG ATGATGTacaatcttttattacaagaaggagaattaataaatgttgaaAGTGTAAATTTACCTGTTGCAACATTTTCACGTTTTCAACCACAATCCGAAGATTTTTTAGACATCACAAATCCTAAAGCTGTTTTAGAAAATGGATTAAGAAATTTTGCTTGTCTTACAACAGGTGACATTATTGCTATAAAATACAATCaaagaatatatgaaatgtgtGTTTTGGAAACAAGACCAGGTCCAGCGGTCACTATCATAGAATGTGATATGAACGTTGAATTTGCACCACCATTGGGATATGTAGAAAAAGAGACTAAAAAGGATGAAAATGTAGTAGATCCTGCAGATTTAATGCCAGCACCATCTGGTTTTGTGCCATTCAAAGGAGAAGGTAATAGACTAGATGGCAAAAAACGTAGAGATTTTGCAAAACCAGAAGTTACTACAAGTAAACCGGCTTATGTTAGAGGAATACCAGattatgattataaaataGGAACACTTACGTTCTTGCGCATTAGTAAACCTGTTAATAATAAAGAG GCAAAAGACCCAGATGAATTCAAAGCATTCACTGGTGAAGGGTTTTCTCTTaggaaatcaaaataa
- the LOC132904840 gene encoding ubiquitin recognition factor in ER-associated degradation protein 1 isoform X1, with amino-acid sequence MTFHFQFGFNMFPEIVRPFNNHYRCFSVSMLPGTYRRDVERGGKIIMPPSALEHLTRLNIRFPMLFRLSNEKTNRITHCGVLEFVADEGRVYLPCWMMYNLLLQEGELINVESVNLPVATFSRFQPQSEDFLDITNPKAVLENGLRNFACLTTGDIIAIKYNQRIYEMCVLETRPGPAVTIIECDMNVEFAPPLGYVEKETKKDENVVDPADLMPAPSGFVPFKGEGNRLDGKKRRDFAKPEVTTSKPAYVRGIPDYDYKIGTLTFLRISKPVNNKEAKDPDEFKAFTGEGFSLRKSK; translated from the exons ATGACTTTTCACTTTCAGTTTGGATTTAACATGTTTCCGGAGATTGTCAGACCTTTCAACAACCACTATAGATGTTTTTCTGTGTCAATGTTACCGGGTACATATCGACGAGATGTAGAACGTGGAGggaaaa taatCATGCCACCCTCAGCTTTAGAGCATCTCACAAGATTAAATATTAGATTTCCTATGTTATTCAGATTAAGTAATGAAAAAACCAATAGAATTACTCATTGTGGAGTTTTAGAGTTTGTTGCGGATGAAGGAAGAGTTTATTTACCTTGTTGG ATGATGTacaatcttttattacaagaaggagaattaataaatgttgaaAGTGTAAATTTACCTGTTGCAACATTTTCACGTTTTCAACCACAATCCGAAGATTTTTTAGACATCACAAATCCTAAAGCTGTTTTAGAAAATGGATTAAGAAATTTTGCTTGTCTTACAACAGGTGACATTATTGCTATAAAATACAATCaaagaatatatgaaatgtgtGTTTTGGAAACAAGACCAGGTCCAGCGGTCACTATCATAGAATGTGATATGAACGTTGAATTTGCACCACCATTGGGATATGTAGAAAAAGAGACTAAAAAGGATGAAAATGTAGTAGATCCTGCAGATTTAATGCCAGCACCATCTGGTTTTGTGCCATTCAAAGGAGAAGGTAATAGACTAGATGGCAAAAAACGTAGAGATTTTGCAAAACCAGAAGTTACTACAAGTAAACCGGCTTATGTTAGAGGAATACCAGattatgattataaaataGGAACACTTACGTTCTTGCGCATTAGTAAACCTGTTAATAATAAAGAG GCAAAAGACCCAGATGAATTCAAAGCATTCACTGGTGAAGGGTTTTCTCTTaggaaatcaaaataa
- the LOC132904845 gene encoding sarcoplasmic calcium-binding protein, whose product MTTTLLRTGLRFLISNKCFKKRAISVLCYGIPEKQNILLKCNQYYKISPRASSIRSVHQTGISTSVSEQESDNDSDAEQEKGQSHFWKRKMRTLHNHLDVNKDGVIGHDDFMLLAERFSDLGYLTPESKIEFKKLMNEAWEEQWGEISPYNLICIDKYLEQMQHVLNDSSLKRKCHYFLPFLFKAVDKNRNGEISVQEFQLFFQCLGLTHDDAVISFSHIDINDDGKISFEEFITLGREFFLTEDPTKPSKYFWGPLVN is encoded by the exons ATGACAACAACATTATTAAGAACTGGTCtacgatttttaatttccaacaaGTGCTTTAAAAAAAGAGCTATTTCAGTTTTATGCTATGGAATAccagaaaaacaaaatattttactaaaatgcAACCAg tattataaaatatcgccGCGAGCGAGTAGTATAAGAAGCGTGCATCAAACGGGTATCTCAACTTCTGTAAGCGAACAAGAAAGTGATAACGATTCTGACGCCGAACAAGAAAAA gGACAATCACATTTTTGGAAAAGGAAAATGCGGACACTACATAATCATTTGGATGTTAATAAAGATGGAGTTATCGGTCACGACGATTTTATGTTGCTCGCAGAAAGATTTTCTGACTTGGGGTACTTAACTCCAGAATCAAAAATTgaattcaaaaaattaatgaat gAAGCATGGGAAGAACAATGGGGAGAAATTAGTCCGTATAATCttatttgtatcgataaatatttggaGCAAATGCAACATGTTCTTAATGACTCATCATTAAAGAGAAAATGTCATTattttttgccatttttattcaaa gCAGTGGATAAAAATCGAAATGGTGAAATTTCTGTACAAGAATTTCAgttatttttccaatgtttAGGACTCACACATGAT gaTGCAGTTATTTCCTTCAGtcatattgatattaatgatGATGGTAAAATTAGCTTTGAAGAATTCATAACATTGGGTCGTGAGTTCTTCTTAACAGAAGATCCAACAAAACCCAGTAAATATTTCTGGGGTCCtttggtaaattaa
- the LOC132904847 gene encoding vacuolar protein sorting-associated protein 29 isoform X1 produces the protein MKIYTIKDPLYNLFIIFAKNNIGYLQLVLVLGDLHIPHRCSSLPSKFKKLLVPGRIQHILCTGNLCTKESYDYLKTLASDVHVVRGDFDENLNYPEQKVVTVGQFRIGLSHGHQVVPWGDPESLALIQRQLDVDILISGHTHKFEAYEHENKFYINPGSATGAYNPLDTSVIPSFVLMDIQSSTVVTYVYQLVGDEVKVERIEYKKN, from the exons atgaaaatatatactattaaagaTCCattatataatctttttattatatttgctaaaaataatattggatATTTACAGCTTGTTTTAGTATTGGGAGATTTACACATACCACACAGATGTAGTAGTCTTCCAagtaaatttaagaaattgttgGTGCCTGGTAGAATACaacatattttatgtacagGTAATCTTTGTACTAAAGAATCATATGATTACTTGAAAACACTAGCCAGTGATGTACATGTTGTTAGAGGAGATTTTGATgag aatttaaattatccaGAACAAAAAGTGGTCACTGTTGGTCAGTTTAGAATAGGTTTGTCACATGGACATCAAGTGGTACCTTGGGGAGATCCGGAATCACTAGCTTTAATTCAAAGACAATTAGACGTTGATATTTTGATATCAGGTCATACACATAAATTTGAGGCATACGAGcatgaaaacaaattttatattaatcctGGTTCAGCAACAGGGGCATATAACCCTCTTGACAC atcAGTTATCCCATCTTTTGTTCTAATGGATATTCAAAGCTCAACAGTTGTAACTTATGTCTATCAACTTGTTGGTGATGAAGTAAAAGTTGAACGAATTGAgtacaaaaaaaattaa
- the LOC132904847 gene encoding vacuolar protein sorting-associated protein 29 isoform X2 gives MLVLVLGDLHIPHRCSSLPSKFKKLLVPGRIQHILCTGNLCTKESYDYLKTLASDVHVVRGDFDENLNYPEQKVVTVGQFRIGLSHGHQVVPWGDPESLALIQRQLDVDILISGHTHKFEAYEHENKFYINPGSATGAYNPLDTSVIPSFVLMDIQSSTVVTYVYQLVGDEVKVERIEYKKN, from the exons ATG CTTGTTTTAGTATTGGGAGATTTACACATACCACACAGATGTAGTAGTCTTCCAagtaaatttaagaaattgttgGTGCCTGGTAGAATACaacatattttatgtacagGTAATCTTTGTACTAAAGAATCATATGATTACTTGAAAACACTAGCCAGTGATGTACATGTTGTTAGAGGAGATTTTGATgag aatttaaattatccaGAACAAAAAGTGGTCACTGTTGGTCAGTTTAGAATAGGTTTGTCACATGGACATCAAGTGGTACCTTGGGGAGATCCGGAATCACTAGCTTTAATTCAAAGACAATTAGACGTTGATATTTTGATATCAGGTCATACACATAAATTTGAGGCATACGAGcatgaaaacaaattttatattaatcctGGTTCAGCAACAGGGGCATATAACCCTCTTGACAC atcAGTTATCCCATCTTTTGTTCTAATGGATATTCAAAGCTCAACAGTTGTAACTTATGTCTATCAACTTGTTGGTGATGAAGTAAAAGTTGAACGAATTGAgtacaaaaaaaattaa